A single window of Streptomyces griseoviridis DNA harbors:
- a CDS encoding MerR family transcriptional regulator: MTSDAQEPTLTVDELAARAGVTVRTVRFYSTRGLLPPPVIGPRRVGRYGPAHLSRLALIEELQHQGMTLAAIERYLERLPADLSAHDLAIHRAVVASWTPEATETVDRAELERRAGRPLDDGAVERLAAMDVVTREGEAFRLDTGLLPLGVRLLDVPLAEETVLAAREVLRDHSRAAARELTRLLWDAVSDREPQDVRSLTAQMQPLVVQALLTTFQRSLREELREWPRDGGTRPSPGTPESG; the protein is encoded by the coding sequence ATGACGAGCGACGCCCAGGAGCCGACCCTGACGGTCGACGAACTGGCCGCGCGGGCCGGCGTCACGGTCCGCACGGTCCGCTTCTACAGCACCAGGGGGCTGCTCCCGCCGCCGGTGATCGGCCCGCGCCGGGTGGGGCGCTACGGGCCCGCGCACCTGTCCCGGCTCGCGCTGATCGAGGAGCTCCAGCACCAGGGCATGACCCTCGCGGCGATCGAACGCTATCTGGAGCGGCTGCCCGCCGACCTGAGCGCGCACGACCTCGCGATCCACCGGGCGGTGGTGGCGTCCTGGACACCGGAGGCCACCGAGACCGTGGACCGGGCGGAGCTGGAGCGGCGGGCCGGACGGCCGCTGGACGACGGGGCCGTGGAGCGGCTCGCGGCGATGGACGTCGTCACGCGGGAGGGTGAGGCGTTCCGGCTCGACACCGGGCTGCTGCCGCTCGGGGTCAGGCTGCTCGACGTCCCGCTGGCCGAGGAGACGGTCCTCGCCGCCCGCGAGGTGCTCCGCGACCACTCCAGGGCGGCCGCGCGCGAACTCACGCGGCTGCTGTGGGACGCGGTGTCGGACCGGGAGCCGCAGGACGTGCGGTCGCTGACGGCGCAGATGCAGCCGCTGGTGGTGCAGGCCCTGCTGACGACGTTCCAGCGGTCCCTGCGGGAGGAGCTGCGGGAGTGGCCGAGGGACGGCGGGACGCGGCCGTCGCCGGGGACACCCGAGTC